GATACAAGaggaagaatttaaaaatgcataaatgtgCTATTATGCGATTAAAGGAATTTAAAAACACAATGTTAAATTATGACAGCGCCTTCGATTTTGTTACCAATTCTGATAGCATCGTATTGTAATCGCCGTTAAAGATGTTTGTAggtatttttagaattatttatttgtactttttGTTCAATCTCATACGCATTTTAGCAGCTTatgataataaacataattgtataaaataatatttgcaattatgaAATGTATAACTTAtgtgattataaatttattttatagttataattgtaaaaattattgttgcaGAGTATTACAACGTGAATTCTTTATATCATCGGATGGATgtattgctttattttttttttcacaaagaaCATAAGTTGAAATCAAACCTGTGTATTATAGATTTGCTTAAATTAACGATTACAAGTACagactttttaaatttcgtaAACGAGTACGTAAATTGTACGGAGAATATTTGGTTCACATATAGGATTTAGTTAtgttatacaatttaaattttaaaaatataagtgcAAACATTCGACAAATCTTTCATTGTATAAATACAAAGCAAtgttaaataagtaattataatgtttatgagttaataataaataaataatgaatgcgctaatacacatatataagtatatgtatattatttataaactttattttgcatCACAGTGTACATTATTCATAAAGTAGACAATGataataaactataatttGAAGCGTGGATGTAAAGTGCaaaagatattacaaatatatagaaaaatcacaaaaacaggatataatgaagaaagaaaaagatcttAAATCCTTTTTTTGTCGTTGTTTATTCTTGAactatatgttatattatcgTAAGAGTTTTATTGAGGACAGgtgtgttaaaatttatattcagatattgttaatattgtttattgaatttattatttcttcagaAATTTGGCAGAAAATACAATCATTCTATTTGCATTTGTTTTGCACTATTTGCATTCGTATTCGATAAAACGAATAAataggaaataaattaaaaatatatatttttttaaatttttaactaatattaCTGCGGGACGACATATTTTAACACTACTTGCACTCGAGATTTAGCCGTTTTGGTAAAACACAGCCTAGTTTAACACTTTCAAATGTTTTCATTTGATACACACATTTagatataacataatattcgtTTGCACATTTTGTACCTAACATCCACAATAGTGTTcgccaaataaatataaaacgagatacacaaattaaattcatacaaataaaataatttacaattattttttttaatctttaaggCACTCAGAATCACAAAAGGAtgcacataatattttaaagtatctctatttgcattatatttttctgtgtgtcaaaattacttttttgccCTTTTGTGCTTCTTAAAGTATCAAAACAAAATGctggaaattaaaatatgtaaataacaatagcaataaattataacaaaaatagtaGGAAAAAATCTCAAATACATTGTCTAATTTTTCGAGTTACATAACGCTATTGTAAATCGTTACTCGTTGAAGGAGGATAACTTTCCGTACAAAACTTTAGACTGCATTTCTTTTCTTCccttatatatacaaatactCTATCACCCTTTTTAGTATGCGTTTCGTTGTATCCATTTTAAAGCATTTCTAACATTGGCGAGCGTGACTCTGCTAAGGAAGCTGCTGATTAATTGATATTCTGGCATTGTGCATCTTCCGCAAGAACGTGTGAAAAATGTTCGTTTGTACGTGTCTCCGGTGTCGTATTTCATATCAGTGGATGGCCTGTGCAACGACGAAAATAAATCCACATTCCGGCCCTCGCAAAGAACTTTTGTGGTCAAGCACAAAAGCCACTGCATAACCTGTGTCATATATACTTAAATTAGTCAATACCTGTatcaaattttgtatatttagttttattaatctCCTAAGAAATTAAAGCACCTTTTATCAAAGCAcctattatcaaaaataatttctatgaaGGAAAAAAACACCTCTCAAATGAATTCTCTCGGCCAATAAGATGGATTTACCTTATatgttaataacaataatgattGTTTTTAAATGACGTATATTCCAAGTCATTCATTTTAATCTTAACAAgcaaatatttcgaaaatatgcaattttacaaaaaaaaactccggataaaagttgtatattaTAGAGGAGGACGTACAATGGTGACCCTGATTTGATCTTGTCTACTCAAGGCCTATATACAAGGCTAATATACAACTTTTACGCGaagttttttgtaaaattgcacattttcgaaatatttgcctattaagattaaaatgaaTCACCcggtattatatataatatatgcgtcataaatattttgacattatttaaactaatcgCGAGAACTTACCTCGTTACTCGATGGTAGCTGTTCCTTGTTTTTAAGCCACGAGCTAGGCGCCCACAGATGTAGTTGCATTACAGTTGCTGCCAGATTGCTATCGAGTCGCTACACATTAGAAAGAAAAGAtactttgatataattattctaatttcgAAAACGCAGTTTTACAATCAAGCAGATTGTTGTCTCATGCTTACAAACCTTAGAAAGATTTTTCGACAATGCGTTTTTTATAATGGCCTTGATAATCGACGGTAGGTTCTTCGGCAATACGGGAAGCGCACCTTCAGTGTAATCATAATTGTTCAAAACGGCTTTCTCGCCTTTTTCACCGTGAAACGGATTTTGCATTCCAAATATCTCGTATGCTATGGTGCCTACTGTCCAAAGATCAGCTTTGGTGTAGTTTATATTAGTGAAGGGACCCGGATTCACCGATATTACCTCTGGTGCCATTAATGCGACATTGCCACCTTTATCGATATCGTGAGTGTTGTAAGGTAGATATAATCCATGACTTTTATCAGCCAAACAACAACCGAAGTCCGTCACAACTAGCGACGGGCAATTATCAGTTTCTTCCGACAAATCGAGTAAGATGTTGTCACTTTTCAGATCTCTAATTCGTGAACATAAAAGAAGAATGTAAGATCAATCTCGCTATAAAGTCAGGACTCttacttttttattgaaatttaaatatttaagttattgagatatttagaaatttacaCTGTTATTAAAGTATCcagaaatattcaaaatagaTGTTTTAAGtgtctaataaataatttttttttaaatccattattatcaatttttacttgtaatacattgttttattcttttaagatttttattaaaaaaattttaaagttttaaatatttaaaaaaaaattataatctttaatccTTTCCTTGTAGAATGATGTTGAATCTCATAATATAATCATCAATATAATAGTGTTAATAACATAATCAATCTTACCGGTGCGCAATGCCATTCCCATTCATATGAGCTACCGCTTCTAGGAGTtgagcaaataataatattgacacTCGCATATCGATGTTTCGATTCATTACATATTGCTTCAAAGTGACATCATATCTAAAACAATGGAATACGTAAGTattagcaatattaaatattataaatttaatataaaattgcttacaattttataatacattttataatatcagtattataaataaaatatatatgatgaTACATTTCAAACATAACAGgtaaatatcttgaaaataacTTTCAGGAAAGTAGAATTGTCATTCAGGGACAGAATTAACAATGTATTAGTGCCTAAGATCGGTTTTTCAaataagaagataaaaaaagtctTCTGGTTCTTCAACGAAGATCATCTTAAAATCttgaaagtatttttaaaaaaactgctCATTGTAAGATGTTTCTCcctaaatagaatttaaagcaatttagaaatttagaatttagaaatttaattggtCTTAAAACTCTACGACGActtattttcaagatatttgtCTATTACGTTTGAAATGTATTatcctataatatattattgcaaaacatattaaattgtaagCGTAATTTTGTCTCAGCTAACAATAACCTTTTCATCACTAAAAATAAACTCATATTCCTGCCTGATCCGTGAGGATTAATTCTAACTGGTAAAGCATCAGGATACATCCCCCAGGAATTAGGTAGCATCGGTATTCTGTCAGCAAAAACATAATACATCGCCACGATATTCGGATGGGGTGGTAGCTTCACTTTATTTTCCATCAATTTTTGCTCCCAAGTAGTTAACTCAtcatttttgtaatgttttctAGCGGGCACGATCTCTCTATACATAGCTCTCAAAATAGCAGCAGCGTTAGATTCCGCATCGTAATTAAACATCATTTTTATGGCCAATGGAAACGCATTTGTATCCTTCGTTTTagtatcaatattaatctgaccattattttcattttgtgtaGTATTTGCAAATCGTGCCGCGTATACAGCAGCTGAACAGCCTTTGGCGATGATAGGCCCGATCACAAAGTCTCGTAGAGTCACAGCGTTGTCATCGATTGAGATAGTTTGATAGTTTTTGTCATTTTGTGGCATGTTCCATTGCAATTTTGAAATCGCTTCCtgcacaatatataaaaatgtaactcatttaatttcttaattattaaaaaataaaaacattttattattaaaaatgatttttgagaaaagaaaactcTGCGTTCACTATCAAGTATTTGGAAATCGCGCCTTTGTATTCTCTTCGTATCAGAAGTGTTTCTCgccaatattaattatttataatatactcatttaattaaaaaacattcaaCCAAGTGTAGTGCATTTCCTACCATAATCCTATAAACCAAGAAAAGCCTGCCAGAGAATTTCACGATTCGAAGGATATGAAAAACGGCCAAGAATTCAGTAGCAGTGTATCTGCGAATTCCTCAAGAATTGATCCATCGATGCATCAATATGCAAAAGCGGTATCGAGAAGTCATAAGCCAACGACAGGGTAATACATACTTCTAACATACATCATACATACGTACACACGCATGTAAGCATACACGCACACAGTAAAGAGAGTTTGGAATCGTTAAATAATCCCATACTAATCTCGGCGACACACCTCACATTTTCGGGAAAAATTGTCCAAAATATATGCTTTCACCAAATGTGCAATAAAACggtgaaaaaaaatcgcagagcaatttttaacaactcGTTTTAAAGGGAAAATTGTAATCTTCAAATTCATGCATTTGAGAACAACTTCACAGAGTCATTCATTTTCCACCTCGCTTTCTAATGCAAAAACATCttcgagaaaaatcgatttgtgAAAGTAAAGGCTTCGTTCTTTAAAATgactctaaaaaaattattgtacgaTTCTTTTTCGCAAAGTTATAACAGTTAAAAATCGACAATTTTTTGGCAGAAGTTAAATGatactttaattttgtgtgttgttcagtatacatatattttattttaaaaaataatttaaatgagtTCTACTATCATTGTTGAcagtgataattatatatatatatatatctaatcataaatatctaaacaaaagtaaatcaaaatatgaataaaaattaaaagaaaatttgaaatatttgataatctttaatatacgttactataataaaacaagaaaaaatatagaaataggAAGAAaactagtaaaaaaatttaataattatagagcGATAATGcctaacaaaaatataaaaaatatagactgtattattatgtatatctatcaaaataatgtaataaatcttttaaaaaatcagtaattgtttctatataaataagagGAAGAATaggagaaaaatttaaaatattatacagaaacaataattgaaaacaacaatttaaaacgataattgaaaattgaaaacaataatttacacaaattcaaataaagaatatagaGCAATAAGTTGAATGTATCAATATTCAGTAAGTGTACTTTAATATAAGtatgctttaaaaaaataaaaatgctttaaaGGTTAAAAAACTGAAGACTCAAGTCATTTATGATAGAGAgctatcaatttattatatgctgTCTAAGGCTAGTAAGACTGAAAAGTGattcaataaattgtaaaccaaattttgtaacaaactAATTTAGAAACAGATTGAAGATGtctagtataataataaaaacatttgtatacatgtcaaataaacattgataaaatatactactgttaaaatatataactacTGCATGATCTGGCAATGATCTATCAAAATTTcgatagtattttataaaaataattaattttattaagttgaaatttattaaaaataaagtatatgtaTCATTGATGCTTAAGACCTTAAAATAAGCAGGCTTCATCCAAGTATgcaaaataaacgaatatttaCCCTGATTTCCCAGCATACTCCTTCCAGTTCATCATCCTTTGTTAACATTCCAGTACCCGATGCTAATGACACACCAACAAGAGCAAAGAAAGGAGCAGAATCACCAAAAACAAGCCTACTAGCTGCACGTCTTCGTAGATCTGCCGCAAGACTGTTGGTTACTCTctttaagatattttcaacaaaaatgcGTCGAGCATGCGTTCCCAAATAACTAAGCTGCCATCCCGCGTTCCATGCATTGCCACTGTTTTGACAAAGAAAGCCACCACTCTGGGACTCGCCTGctacaaatataaaactattagTTGCTATCATTGACACctcgcaaaatataattacaaattggaaataaaataattatattttacaatataagaCATTAAAAATCACTAAATTATCTTGATTATTTTGTAGTTTTCACGACTTTGTTAATgcaattataccatttttatctaaagacaattaattaagataattcaATAGAATTATCTTcaaatttggattttatttgataattttatgcacaaaGCTCAATTTTTGTTGCtaattaatttgacattttataaaaatcaaataagtACATACGTTATCGAATGAAAAATGTGAGATTAATGTTATTGTATAGCGCTGTTCATAGATTCGTGttgcaattttacataaatattccatttttttataataaaatcaaatgtaACTTACTTATCTGCACGTGTATTTTGTCGGAGTGTTTGTTCGCGTATCCTTTCGAGTGGAAGCGCTCGTTATTTCGCAATGAACGCAATATAACGCGACCATTTTGCACGAAACGATGAACTGCCGTCCGTATTGACATTTCGCCGTTCTCCTGGACCGGAACAGCCCAGCGGGTGAGTCCGTATGTCAAATATGCCTTGAAGGCTGGTGGTAAAGCGGTCACAAAAGCCTCAATTGTATGTTTATTCCTGAACTACCTCTAACTGCGCAAGAAAACAAAtcaaaggaaaaataaaagtcaGCTTGTTAGCATTGCGATCACAATTCAGATTTTTACGCATACGCAATAATAATACGTAAGCTGTGTTCTAAAGGCCattacacataaaaaagttttgtggAGGATTCACACTGCGTCCGATCTCTGACGTACGATGTCCAATATCCAataaagccttgtgtccacgatgctagaactcaatccgagatctcggtccgagtcctcgaacaataatatttatacttggctgaatatagttaaggcgggagcacagacttttgcataaagcataacgcataagcataaggaaattgattggtccgtttccttatgcatttgcttatgcttatatatagaccaatcaatttccttatgcttatgcgttatgctttatgtaaaagtctgtgctccggcctttaacgttgtaatcgagttacgattctttacgatgattttctgatctatgttatattgccaagttggtttatagatatcatcaagtgatgcactgcttgatttcgaatgttttattttatttagatggtccagatattgtgatcttaaattattaattttttttttgcaatttcagttgttagtggttgtcctgttaattctttgtactgattacagattatctgtaaagcttgatctcgtttcatacgattatgataatcaacactttttgtaacatataaacaagaatgttgttgatataacattaataaaattttaacattttccttattatccattttttattataaaagaagttttttctgaaaatcaattttatatattattatacttttcttgaaaaataatatgtatatataggttataatatatttttaatgtctaatttaatctgcattaaaattaataataactacttatgtaaatcttattaattattaattttattaatttattttatttaagaattatatttctcttattttttaaattctataattacttactaaaatattatttatattgttcacagtatctcgtattactataagtatcttatattttgtcttgacagatagtaaaagaaactagtaaaatctaataacttgCAATAATtcgtaccgaaaaatgggacgcaacgcattttttcgtttgagcttcttattcgagttttgcatccaaattcagtgtgtacatgatccgagttctagtaactttccctcagtccgagatctcggaccgagttctagtaaggcactagatatgtaggtattctcatccgccattttggttcctactagatggagaattatagcgtatatagtatagtatagcgtacatgtgtaacacgtcaattattaaaaatgattcaggatttttttcgactcattttttggcaaggaataacgctatgtacttagtgggcagtctttaagtgtcaccctgtatacgctataattctccatctaataggaaccaaaatggcggatgagaatacctacatatctagtgccttagttctagtatcgtggacacaaggcttaaaACCGGTTGTAGGCGAgagacgatgaagtaaggggggagctagaaacagcttgatggcgaggggcgatgaaggaaggggagagcatgatgatctcatcgacaaacagtagctgtctctctctttcaaagttCTTCCTTTTCTAACTGTTTCTAACTCTGTCACTCGCTCTCATTATTGACTTTCATATGTCAGTTTAAGAggttatatagtaaaaatcgaaggtacgtatattaattattttgtctgttATTTCCCCTAACATATTCAAATGAACAAAACCGAAGGAATAATTTAACCCACATAAcctaaacaatatttcttttatctaaatacatacaatttttataatttttaagtcgatttggtattattattgtaatgacTGAAATCACAATTCctttacaaatattgtattgtgtattattattctttttagcaAGGATGTCAATTTGTGAAGCACGGATAAAGTGCACTGTACTGTAGGATGTGGCAATGTTTATTGCAAAGCAATTGTAAAGAATCCACATATTCGATTTCATAAAGTGCCCAAGAacatttttgaggttttcacaattaaatataaaaaataaatttcttcatagtatttcttttgtaaataatgcatataaacagtaaatattattttaaaaataatttttaatatgtaccattttgttttattttactactttacaaatgatgttttttgtgtatatccccaaattatattttattttcattgatattacagtctaaatacgagtacaaagcaatttgtattacaaatgcatctgttgcagcgatatttaacatcataaacgttaaatatctagcgccataatttgcaatatatgtaatttatagcgcctttctaatttacttttcaatttttattacgcaatttccagtgctatcaatattttacaaaataaaagtattttttcgataaaaactcaaagcatttctatattaaaggagcgagagagaaaacactaaagcgtgcgatagagacagctactgtttgacgatgagGCAGTGATGTgatctttcccacagcggtcccggctcggCTGTGCTcggctgcctcacacaaccttacagaagcgctacgtcacgtatccgtgtgcacacggatacgtgacgtagcgcttctgtaaggttgtgtgaggcagccgAGCACAGccgagccgggaccgctgtgggaaagatcGCATCACTGCGATGAGGGGTACGTTCGGGGAGCTCGCTACCGCGATATCAACGCTaaccattgagtaaaaagaaacaggagggagcatatactagccaggactaggtaaatccgcggacggatgtacgtcatggcagccatcttaagcgaccactttttgaaagtgagagggaatgctcgagcattgcggcaagcggcataccgtacgccgtacgcattaatatgcagtgtataatcttttatgcaacagtgtatggaaataaacgatcaaaatagtatactgtagagcttgtggcataacagcagcagctcgaaatcatggaataacgtttcatcggttagtattatcaacaataatgagatttttattttggagattataatcatatgtatagtattgcgaaattgtagattcacaataattactaaataattttcactcacaaacaggtttccgaaaaatccggatcaaagaaatgcatggataaatttttgtaaggacgaaggatttaatataaatttagattttagattttaacattgctcttatggaaatactgcacgagtgcaatctcaatgaaaaacgccattaaaatttggtattattgttgcatattatagttatttttttttaattgtacattatttcctaattaaacataacaagtcattcaatattggcgcccttgagcggccatcttgagcgaccactttatatagtcacttccgtccgcacttttaagaccaaacgctccctcctgtttctttttactcaatgacGCTAACGCTATTAGCTCCGTTCACAGAGCCAAGATAGCGCTAGTGAATGCGAACTCCGTGAACAGCAATAGCATAGCATGGTAGCGTGCGTCTGCTAATATAAATAGAAGTTTTAGAATGTTgaagtttttttgtattttttaataaatgttttgttattttaattaaatttttttcaatcaaattttaatcagttttatttatacattttatgtatattttatgtatgtttattttgaatttgcatcttgaataatatatcagttacttttcatgttggtgatatattaaaaatttagataattattaaaatataaacatattggaatgtcttttttggaacttggtcagaccttatcatttatgaatttttgtgctatatacATATCTCCATTGCCTATACTCTTACATTTGTAATAGCGCTTATCATGGTCGTACGAAATCAGCTTCTGTTCAAGAATTCTTGGAaacattcataaataaatataaaaagttacaaaatgaTGGATTTGTATATTTGAATCGCAAATATTCAGTgtcacttacaattagtcgCGTGGAGCGAAATTTGGGAAAGCATTTTCGCTGTCAACGCTTGGCAGAAAAAATCGTGCGAGTCTCAAAACCGGTTTGATGCTGGGCTTGATGGAAAGGAGATACAAAACATAGGTCCGTTTACTTCTACCAGCCGACAGCCGAGCACACACAAACACGTGACGTCAGCGGGTCTCGGTTGTGTGCGTATGGAGCTGTCCGGGGAAAACTGGCAGCTCTGATTTCAGTATATATAGAGTTTACTAGTTGAGAATTTTAATGTGCCAAATAATCAAAAGTTACACAACGGTCCACGAAGAGTGGTtgtgtttcaaaatttgaaaagaaaaaaaaatttttttaatgaaaataacttAGAAAATGAGAAAGATTGAATATATGAAATGCTTATCATAATCATGAACTTTATCAGTATGCAAACATTGTGTACAAAGTACAAAAGTCATATTCGAATGACTATTTAACATTATCTCGTGATTGAAGAAAGATTTACAGATTTATCCAGTTTCATTTCCATCATGTCCAGCAAGCAAGCAAATATTCTGCATGGAAAAGGAGAATATCCAgaacttgatttatcagtggGACAATTATTGTTACAACAACTGACTACACATGGCACTAATGTGGcacaagtaaatttaaaattttatttattctaattcttTAACGTTAATCTAACctaaacataatattaacataatgtaacatttttaagcAAATGTACAGTCCAAAagaagttaatattattatcttagatgtattaattttgtacacacacacacacacacatacacacatacacatacacacatatacacacacacacacatacacatatatataatattatataatattttattataacaatgacaaatatcttttaacaGATAAATGCTCATACTGACAAGGAACAAAcgtttgaatttattttaaataccagtCGTAAATTGGCAATTTATCTTCAAAGAAAAGGGTTAAAATCAAATGATGCTATAGCTATATGTAGTGAGAATAATCTGGAATTTTGTATTCCAACATGTGCTGCATTTTACCTTGGAGCTACTGTCTGTCCGTTAAATCCAGTATATACTCAAAGAGAATTGAAACATGCACTTATCATTTcaaaaccaaaatatatttttatttctatagtAATACTTCATcacatgataaatatattgaaagaaCTGTATTGGTCACCAAAAGTGTTGATTTTAACTGAatgtgataatattaatatagtatGGACAAATATGTACCAAGCAATATCAAGTGTCTCTGATGATGACATGAATATGTTTCAAGCTATTCCTGTCGATGTAAAAAATCATGTAGCAGTAATATTATGCTCTAGTG
Above is a genomic segment from Linepithema humile isolate Giens D197 chromosome 6, Lhum_UNIL_v1.0, whole genome shotgun sequence containing:
- the Pink1 gene encoding serine/threonine-protein kinase Pink1, mitochondrial isoform X2, whose protein sequence is MSIRTAVHRFVQNGRVILRSLRNNERFHSKGYANKHSDKIHVQISESQSGGFLCQNSGNAWNAGWQLSYLGTHARRIFVENILKRVTNSLAADLRRRAASRLVFGDSAPFFALVGVSLASGTGMLTKDDELEGVCWEIREAISKLQWNMPQNDKNYQTISIDDNAVTLRDFVIGPIIAKGCSAAVYAARFANTTQNENNGQINIDTKTKDTNAFPLAIKMMFNYDAESNAAAILRAMYREIVPARKHYKNDELTTWEQKLMENKVKLPPHPNIVAMYYVFADRIPMLPNSWGMYPDALPVRINPHGSGRNMSLFLVMKRYDVTLKQYVMNRNIDMRVSILLFAQLLEAVAHMNGNGIAHRDLKSDNILLDLSEETDNCPSLVVTDFGCCLADKSHGLYLPYNTHDIDKGGNVALMAPEVISVNPGPFTNINYTKADLWTVGTIAYEIFGMQNPFHGEKGEKAVLNNYDYTEGALPVLPKNLPSIIKAIIKNALSKNLSKRLDSNLAATVMQLHLWAPSSWLKNKEQLPSSNEVMQWLLCLTTKVLCEGRNVDLFSSLHRPSTDMKYDTGDTYKRTFFTRSCGRCTMPEYQLISSFLSRVTLANVRNALKWIQRNAY
- the Pink1 gene encoding serine/threonine-protein kinase Pink1, mitochondrial isoform X1, coding for MSIRTAVHRFVQNGRVILRSLRNNERFHSKGYANKHSDKIHVQITGESQSGGFLCQNSGNAWNAGWQLSYLGTHARRIFVENILKRVTNSLAADLRRRAASRLVFGDSAPFFALVGVSLASGTGMLTKDDELEGVCWEIREAISKLQWNMPQNDKNYQTISIDDNAVTLRDFVIGPIIAKGCSAAVYAARFANTTQNENNGQINIDTKTKDTNAFPLAIKMMFNYDAESNAAAILRAMYREIVPARKHYKNDELTTWEQKLMENKVKLPPHPNIVAMYYVFADRIPMLPNSWGMYPDALPVRINPHGSGRNMSLFLVMKRYDVTLKQYVMNRNIDMRVSILLFAQLLEAVAHMNGNGIAHRDLKSDNILLDLSEETDNCPSLVVTDFGCCLADKSHGLYLPYNTHDIDKGGNVALMAPEVISVNPGPFTNINYTKADLWTVGTIAYEIFGMQNPFHGEKGEKAVLNNYDYTEGALPVLPKNLPSIIKAIIKNALSKNLSKRLDSNLAATVMQLHLWAPSSWLKNKEQLPSSNEVMQWLLCLTTKVLCEGRNVDLFSSLHRPSTDMKYDTGDTYKRTFFTRSCGRCTMPEYQLISSFLSRVTLANVRNALKWIQRNAY